The Kineosporia corallincola region TGGACCGCGCCGGGGTGATCACCCGGTGGATCCCCGAGTGGACGGCCGTGCGCAACCGCCCGCAGCGCAACGCCGTTCACCGGCACACCGTGGACCGGCACCTGATCGAGACGGTGATCCGGATCCAGGGAGCGCTGCGTGACACCAGCCGTCCGGACCTGCTCGTGCTGGCCGCGTTGCTGCACGACATCGGGAAGATCGCCGGGGCGCAGGACCATTCGGTCACCGGCGGGCCGATCGCCGAGAAGGTGGCCCGCCGGATCGGCCTGAACGACGACGACAGGGAGCTGATCGGGCGGCTGGTGCGTGAGCACCTGACGCTGATCGAGCTGGCCACCCGCCGCGACCCGGACGACCCGCGCACCGTGGAGGCGCTGGTCGAGGCGGTCGGCGGGCGGCAGGAGACGCTGCTGTTGCTGCGCGCCCTGACCGAGGCCGACGCCACGGCGGTGGGCCCGGTGGCCTGGACGGCGTGGCGGGCCCGGCTCGTCGACGACCTGATGGCCCGGGCCTCGACCGCGCTGCGCGGTGAGGAACCGCCCGGCCCGGCCCCGATCGCGCAGGCGGAGGCGGAACTGGTGCGCACGGTGCTGGCCGACGGACGCCCGCGGGTCGCCGTCAGCCCGATGGACGAGCTGCACGTGGTCACCGTGGTCGCCCCCGACCGCTCCGGCCTGCTCGCCGACATCGCCGGTGTGCTGGCCAGTTTCCGGCTCACCGCGAAGTCGGCGCTGGTCCGCACGGTCGCCGCCGACCACCTCGGAGAGCACCTCGAGGGCCCGGACATCGCGGTGGACACCTGGTGGGTGGACAGCCGCGGCGACATGCCCCCGCCGGAGCTGCTGGAGCAGCACCTGCGCCGGCTCAGCGAGGGTGACCAGAGCGTGCTGGACCCGCTGGTGCGCCGCGACGCCGGTTTCCGCAGCCGGGCCGGTGCGCCCGCCCGGCCCCGGGTGGTGCTGGTGCCGGGGGCCTCGGAGGACGCGACGGTGCTGGAGGTGCGCGCCGCCGACCGGCCGGGTCTGATGCACGCCATCGGCTCGGCGCTGGCCGGGGTCGGCGTGGACCTGCGCTCGGCCCACGTGGCCACGCACGCCGGGCAGGCCGTGGACGTGCTCTACGTGTGCGAGCACGGTGGTGGGCAGCTGTCTCCGCCACGGGTGGCGGAGACGGTGTCGGCCCTGGTGGACGCGGGATCGGTGCCCCAGCCGACGGCCTGAGGCCAGGTCTGCCGGGCCGCGTCGTCCACAGTTGTGACCGACCGCTGCGCAGACATTAAGCTGTTGGGGTGTTCGCCACGCTTTCCGACCGCCTGACCGCCACCTTCAAGTCGCTCCGCGGCAAGGGCCGGCTGTCCGAGGCCGACGTCGATGCGACGATCCGTGAGATCCGCCGCGCCCTGCTGGACGCCGACGTCGCCCTCCCGGTGGTGCGCCAGTTCACGGCGCGCATCCGCGAGCGCGCGGTCGGGATCGAGGTCTCGCAGGCCCTCAACCCGGCCCAGCAGGTCGTCAAGATCGTCAACGAGGAGCTCATCGGCATCCTCGGCGGCGAGACGCGCCGGCTGCGGTTCGCCAAGAACCCGCCCACGGTGATCATGCTGGCCGGTCTCCAGGGTGCGGGTAAGACCACCCTGGCCGGCAAGCTCGGTCGCTGGCTGCGCGAGCAGGGGCACACGCCGCTGCTGGTGGCCTCCGACCTCCAGCGTCCCAACGCCGTCACCCAGCTCGAGGTGGTCGGGCAGCGCGCCGGGGTCCCGGTGTTCGCGCCCGAGCGGGGCGTCTCCGAGGGCCAGGGCGTGTCCGGCACCAGCCAGGGCGACCCGGTCAAGGTGGCCCGCGACGGTGTCGCGTTCGCCCGCGACAAGCACCACGACGTGGTCATCATCGACACCGCCGGTCGTCTCGGCGTCGACGGCGAGCTGATGCAGCAGGCCGCCGACATCAAGGCCGAGACCAACCCCGACGAGGTGCTCTTCGTCGTCGACGCGATGATCGGCCAGGACGCCGTCACCACGGCGATGGCGTTCATGGAGGGCGTCGGGTTCACCGGCGTCGTGCTCTCCAAGCTCGACGGTGACGCCCGCGGTGGTGCGGCGCTGTCGGTGATGGGCGTGACCGGTCAGCCGGTGATGTTCGCCAGCACCGGCGAGAAGCTGGAGGAGTTCGAGCTCTTCCACCCCGACCGGATGGCGTCCCGCATCCTCGACATGGGTGACATCCTCACCCTGATCGAGCAGGCCGAGAAGGCGTTCGACGCCGACCAGGCCGAGAAGATGGCCGCCAAACTGGCCGCCGACGAAGACTTCACGCTGGAAGACTTCCTCGCCCAGATGGCGGCCCTGAAGAACATGGGCTCGCTGAAGAAGATGCTCGGCATGCTGCCGGGTATGGGCGAACTGCGCGAGCAGCTCGACAACTTCGACGAGCGCGAGATGGACCGCGTCGAGGCGATCATCAAATCGATGACGCCGCTGGAACGCCGCCAGCCCCGTGTGCTCAACGGCTCGCGCCGGCTGCGCGTGGCCAAGGGTTCCGGCACCCAGGTCAGCGAGGTCAACCAGCTGATCGAGCGGTTCGGCGAGGCGCAGAAGATGATGCGCGCCATGCGTCGTGGCGGCGGGATGCCGGGCATGCCCGGGATGCCGCCCGGCATGCCGGGGATGCCCGGTGGCCGCGGCAAGAAGGGCAAGGGCAAGAACGTCGCCCCGCGCAAGGGCAAGGCCAAGTCGGGCAACCCGGCCAAGCGCGCCCAGCAGCTGGCCGACGGCAACAAGGCCGGCGCCCCGGGACAGACCGGTGGCGCGTTCGGGCTCGGCGGCGGCCAGCAGAACATCGACCCGGCCAACCTCGAGCTGCCGCCCGGTTTCGAGAAGTTCCTGGGCCGCTGAGCGGCGCACCCGGGCGCTGCCGCCGACACGCTGGTCGCGTCTTGCCCGGGTAACGGTGGACGCCTGTCGCGGCGGACGTCCACCGGTTCCGGTGGACGTCGTGGTCGGCTGAGGATGCGGGTGACGTGGTGCGGGTGATCCGGCTGACCGGCCCGGTGATGACCGGGCCGCACGAAACCCGGCACGGCGCCTGGGTGATCGGCGGCCGGATCACGTTCGAGCGGCCCACCGGGCCCGGCCTCGACGAGACCACGATCGACGGCTGGGTGCTGCCCGGCCTGGTCGACGCCCACAGCCACGTCGGCCTCGACCAGCACGGCGCGGTCGACCGGGCCACCACCGAGCGGCAGGCTCTCGCCGAACGTGATGCCGGGGCGCTGCTGCTGCGCGACGCCGGCTCGCCGTCCGACACCCGCTGGATCGACGGCCGTGCCGACCTGCCGGCGGTGGTGCGGGCCGGCCGGCACATCGCCCGCACCCGCCGTTACCTGCGGGGTTACGCGCACGAGATCGAGCCGGAGCAACTGCCGGCGATGATGGCCGAGCAGGCCCGGCTGGGCGACGGCTGGGTGAAGATCGTCGGCGACTGGATCGACCGCCGCACCGGTGACCTGGCCCCGTGCTGGCCTCTCGATGCCCTGACCGCGGGGATGGCCGCCGCCCACCGCGAGGGGGCCCGGGTCACCGCCCACTGCTTCGGCGAGGAGTGCCTGCCCGACCTGCTGACGGCGGGCGTGGACTGCGTCGAGCACGGCACCGGCCTGACCGGGCCGACCCGGGCGCTGGCCGCGCGCCAGGGTGTGCCGATCGTGCCCACCCTGGTCAACATCGCCACCTTCCCCGGCATCGCGGCCCGCGCGGTGGAGAAGTTCCCGGCCTACCACCTGCACATGCTCGACCTGCACCGGCGCCGCTACGAGACCGTGGCGTCGGCGCACGAGGAGGGGGTGCCGGTGTTCTGCGGCACCGACGCCGGGGGCAGCCTGCCGCACGGGCTGGTCGCCCGGGAGGTGGCCGAGCTGCACGCCGCCGGGCTCTCTCGCACCGCCGCCCTCGACGCCGCCTGCTGGGCCGCGCGGTCCTGGCTGGGCCGGCCCGGGGCGGACGAGGGGGAGTCCGCCGATCTGGTGGTCTACGGGGCCGACCCGCGCGACGACCTGGCGGTGCTGGAACATCCCCGGGCGATCGTGCTGCGCGGTGCCCGGATCACCACGGGGTGACGGCCGGCGGGTGGATGGTGGTGGGTGGTACGCCACGGCACCTGCCGTCTGGCACAATGGTCGGCTGAACCCGGCCGGTGCGGACCCTCTCACCGCAGGCGTTGCCGAGTCCAAGGCTGATCCGATCCACCGGAAACCCCACTCCGGCGGAGAAGCGCGGCCGCACCCATGCATATGAGGAGTCCACACCAGTGGCAGTCAAGATCCGTCTCAAGCGGCTCGGCAAGATCCGCGCGCCGCACTACCGCATCGTCGTCGCCGACTCGCGCACCAAGCGCGACGGCCGGGCGATCGAGGAGATCGGCAAGTACCACCCGACCTACGACCCGTCGGTCATCGAGGTCGACAGCGAGCGCGTCCAGTACTGGCTCGGTGTCGGCGCCCAGCCGACCGAGCAGGTCCTGGCGATCCTCAAGGTCACCGGTGACTGGCAGAAGTTCAAGGGCCTGCCGGGCGCCGAGGGCACCCTGCGCGTCGCCGAGAAGAAGGTCGAGGACCGCTCGGGCTTCGCCGAGGCCAAGGGCCTGAACGAGAACGAGGCCAAGGTCCTGCGCACCAAGCGCGAGGAAGAGAAGAAGGCCAAGGCCGAGGCCAAGGCGGCCGAGAAGCCGGCTGACGCCGAGGCTCCGGCCGAGCAGGCCTGATCATGCTGGTCGACGCGCTCGAGCACCTGGTTCGCGGCATCGTCGCCCACCCGGACGACGTGGTCGTGCGCAACCGCTCGCTCCGCCGCGGTTCCCTGCTCGAGGTCCGGGTTCACCCCGAAGACCTGGGCCGGGTGATCGGCCGTTCGGGTCGCACCGCCACCGCGCTGCGCACCGTGGTCAAGGCCATCTCCAACGGTGAGCCGGTCCGCGTCGACGTCGTCGACGTCGACCGCGGCCGCTGACCCGTACCACCCGAAAGCAGGAAACCGTGCGTCTCGTGGTTGCAAGGATCGGTCGTGCCCACGGTCTGCGCGGTGAGGTGAGCATCGAGGTCCGCACCGACAACCCGGGCCAGAGGTTCGTGAAGGGGGCCGTTCTCCATCTGGAGGACGGCTCCCTTCGCCGTTCCCTGGCGGCGTCCGGGATCGCCACCAGCCTCACCCTGGACCGGGTCCGCGACAACAACGGCGTCTTCCTGCTCACCTTCGAGGAGGTCGCCGACCGCACCACGGCCGAGGCGCTGCGCAACGCGGTGCTCGAGGTCGAGGTGCCCGACGCGTCCGACGAGCCGGACGCCTGGTACGACCACGAGCTGGTCGGCCTGACCGCCGTCGGCACCACCGGTGACAAGCTCGGTGAGGTGGTCGCGGTGCAGCACCCGGGGGCTCAGGACCTGCTGGTGATCCGCACGCCGAAGGGTGAGGACCGGCTGGTCCCCTTCGTCGGCGCGCTGGTGCCGGAGGTCGACGTCGCGGGCGGCCGCGTCGTCCTCGATCCGCCGCCCGGTCTCCTGGAAGACCTCGACGACTAGATGCGCATCGACGTCTTCTCGATCTTCCCGGAATACCTCGCCCCGCTGGATCTCTCGCTGATCGGCAAGGCCCGGCGCAGCGGTCTGCTCGACCTCACCGTGCACGACCTGCGCGAGTTCACCCATGACCGGCACCGCACCGTCGACGACGCCCCGGCCGGGGGCGGCGCCGGCATGGTGATGAAGCCGGAGCCGTGGGCGGAGGCCCTCGGCACGCTCGCCCGGGGCGAGGCCCGGCCCACGCTGCTGGTGCCCAGTCCCTCCGGTGAGCGGTTCACCCAGGCGATGGCCCGGGAACTGGCCGGCCAGGACTGGCTGGCCTTCGCCTGCGGGCGCTACGAGGGCATCGACGAGCGGGTGTACGAGCACGCCGCCACGCTGATGCCGGTGCGCCCGGTGAGTCTCGGCGACTACGTGCTGAACGGCGGCGAGGTGGCCGTGCTGACCATCGTCGAGGCCGTCGCCCGGCTGGTCCCCGGCGTGATCGGCAACGCCGAGAGCCTGGTCGAGGAGAGCCATGAGGACGGCCTGCTGGAGTACCCGGTGTACACCAAGCCGGCCTCCTGGGAGGGCCGTGACGTGCCGCCGGTGCTGATGTCCGGGCACCACGCCCAGATCGAGCGGTGGCGCCGTGACGAGCGGCTCCGGAGAACGGCGCGGCGCCGTCCCGACCTCATCGCCGTCCTCAGTTCTGACGCCCTGGACAAGAAGGACCGCGCCGTGTTGCTGGAGGAGGGCTGGGAACTGGTGGGCTCTCGATTTCAGCCGGTGACAGACCCTGTGGCAGACTGAATCTTCGTGCCGCCCGTCGGCTGCGCCCCTGCCACAGGGGGAGAGCGCGGAACCGACAGACGAGTCCGGCACGGACCGTTGACACGCAGAACCTTCTACCTGCGCGGGTGACCTGTGGCAACCGCGAGAGAGCGATTCGCCATGCACGCACTCGACCAGCTCGACGCCGCTTCGCTGAAGAGCGACATCCCCGCGTTCCGCGCCGGTGACACCCTCAAGGTTCACGTCCGGGTCGTCGAGGGCAACCGCTCGCGTGTGCAGCTCTTCCAGGGCGTCGTGATCCGCCGCTCCGGTGGTGGCGTCCGCGAGACCTTCACCGTGCGCAAGGTCAGCTTCGGCGTCGGCGTGGAGCGCACCTTCCCGGTGCACTCCCCGATCATCGAGAAGATCGAGGTCGCCATCCGTGGTGACGTCCGTCGCGCCAAGCTGTACTACCTGCGCGCGCTGCGCGGCAAGGCCGCCAAGATCAAGGAGAAGCGCGACGCGATTCCCGCGCGCTGATCTGCTCGACCTCGCACGACGTTCCGGCCCCGGCTTCCCCAAGGGAGCCGGGGCCGGAATGGTTTGTCCCACTCGTGCCCGTCTGATTCGGCTGGCACAGCTTGGGATGAGAAGCTGTGAATCCTTCCGGCAGGCCTGGGTGAGCGTGGTTCGGCGGCAATCCCGGCGTCCGCGTGCGAGGATCGGCGCAAGCACAGCTCGGTTTCATCGAAAGTCAGATTCACTGGAAGCCGGCCCGGCGTCCGGGCACCCTCAACGGTGCCGGGCGGCCCTGTCCGGGGGTCTTGAAGAAGGGGTGGGTTCGGGTGCTGACCGGCCGTACCGTGCCGACGTCGCCCCGTCCGGCGATGCCTGAACGTTCCCAGGTGAGCCCGTTCCGGCGGGCCGCCGTCGCCCTGCTCGCGGTCGCCGTGACGATCGCGCTGGTCAGGGCGTTCATCATGCAGTCCTTCGTGGTGCCCACGGGCTCCATGGAACCCACCGTGCAGATCGGTGACCGGGTGGTGGTGTCGCGGCTGTCCTACGTGATCGGCGACATCCAGCGCGGCGATGTGATCGTGTTCAACGGCTCAGGGGTGTTCGACCCCCTCGACGACGGACCGGACACGCTGCTCGGCGGCATCGGCCGCGCCCTCGCCGCCGTGTTCAGCATGCCGGTGGGCTCCACGGACTACGTCAAGCGGGTGATCGGCCTGCCCGGCGACCATGTGGTCTGCTGCGACGCCGACGGCCGGATCACGGTGAACGGCGAGGCGCTCGACGAGACCTACGTGGCCGAGGGCGAGGCCCCCAGCACCACGGCGTTCGACGTCGAGGTACCCGAGGACCGGCTCTGGGTGATGGGCGACCACCGCTCCGACTCCGCCGACTCCCGCGCCCATCTCGGCTCGCCCGGCGGCGGTACCGTGCCCACCGATCGGGTGGTCGGCAAGGTCGTCGGCATCTACTGGCCGATGTCGCGCATCGGTGGTCTCGACGACGGGTCCGATCGGTGAGGGCAGGCGACACCGGCGACCAGGCATGGGAGGAACAGGTGACGCCACCCGATCCGTGGAACGCCACCACGCCCGCGCCGGAGCACGACGGTCAGGGCGAGCCGGAGGCCCCGGAAGAGGCGGAGAAACCCGCCCCCGGCCCGGTCACGGTGCTGTTCGGCCTGATCCGTGAACTGGCGCTGGTGCTGGTGATCGCGCTCGGCCTCTCGCTGCTGATCAAGACCTTCCTGGTGCAGGCGTTCTTCATCCCGTCGCCGTCGATGGAGAACACCCTGCTGACCGGCGACCGGGTGCTGGTGAGCAAGCTGACTCCCGGTCCGTTCGATCTCAAGCGCGGCGACGTCGTGGTGTTCAAGGACCCGGGCGGCTGGCTGAGCGACAGCACCACCGAGCCGGCCGGCGACGTCCACAAGATCCTCAGCTTCGTCGGCCTGGTGCCGAGCAACTCCGACGACCACCTGATCAAGCGTGTGATCGGTCTGCCCGGCGACGTCGTCGCCTGCTGCGACGACCAGGGCCGGGTCACGGTGAACGGTGTCGGGATCGACGAGCCCTACCTCTATCCCGGTGACGAGCCCAGCGAGAAGACCTTCTCGGTGACGGTTCCGGCAGGCCATGTCTGGGTTCTGGGCGATCATCGTTCTGTGTCGCAGGACTCGCGGTACCACCCCGACATCAACAACGGCATGGTGCCCGTCGACGACATCGTCGGCCGCGCCTTCGTGAACGTCTGGCCGCTGAACAGGTTCACTCTGCTCCGCAATCCGTCCTCGACGTTCGCGAACGTCCCGGCGCCGTGACGTCGGGGGTGAGCACGCACCGTTCTTCCGGCGCACACGAGCCGGACCCGGACGAGGAGGCCTGGCGGCGCGCCCGGCGCACGCCCGCCAGCCGCCCGCGTGGCCCGAGCCGTCGCGACGCCCTGGACGCCGAGCGGGTCCGGGCCGGCAAGGCACCCCGCCCGAAGAAGGCCGGGCCGGGCAAGTTCCGGCCCCTGGCGCACCGGCCGAAACCGGGCGACCTGCCGCTCACCCCGGTGCAGGCCGCCGGGTACCTGATCCGTGAGGTCTTCCTCGTCCTGGTGATCGCCCTGGGGCTGTCCCTGGTGATCAAGACCTATCTGATGCAGGCGTTCTTCATTCCCTCGTCGTCGATGGAAGACACCCTCCAGATCGGCGACCGGGTGCTGGTCAGCAAGCTCACGCCGGGCCCCCTCAGCCTGCACCGCGGTGACATCGTGGTGTTCGAGGACCCGGGCGGCTGGCTGCCCACGACCGAGACCGAGAAGTCGAGCAACGCGGCGGTGCAGCGGGTGCACAACGCCCTGATGTTCGTCGGGCTGATGCCCAGCGACGCCGACAACCACCTGATCAAGCGGCTCATCGGGCTGCCCGGAGACAAGGTGGAGTGCTGCGACGCGAACGGCCGGATCCTGGTCAACGGTGAGCCGATCGACGAGCCCTACGTGAAGCCGGGCAGCGCGCCGAGCGACGAGGAGTTCACGGTCACGGTGCCGGAGGGGCACGTCTGGGTGCTGGGCGACAACCGCTCCGACTCGGCCGACTCCCGCTACCACCGCGACAACGCCGACGGCACGGTGCCGATCGACAACGTGGTGGGGGTCGCCTTCGCCCGGGTCTGGCCGTTGCCCCGAATCTCGATCTTCACCAATCCCTCGGACGTGTTCCAGAGCGTCAGCCCTCCCTAGATGGGCTTTTCGCTGTCGTCGCCGTGGAAACAGGCGAAACTTCTGCCTCTTCGGGTCGAGATCGGCCCGGAGTCCGGTAGCGTCTGGCCGTCCGAATGATGACTGCTTCAGACGGCTTCAACTGGCTTCGACTGGCTTCAGGTGGTGAGTGCACGATGACCCCGGCGTCCGTTCCGAGGCCGCCGACGAAGAAGGCCCTGGCCAAGCAGGCCGCGGCGCAGCGGGCGAAGGCCCGTCAGGCCGCGGCGAAGAAGGCTCTGCTCAAGAAGCTGTCGGCGCAACCCCCGACGCTCCGCGAGGAGCGCAAGCTGCTGCGCGAGGGGCATCAGTTCGTCGCCGGCATCGACGAGGTGGGCCGTGGCGCCCTGGCCGGTCCGGTCACCGTCGGGGTCGTCGTGGTGGACCTGGACACGAAGTCCGCGCCCACCGGCGTGCGTGACTCCAAGCTCCTCGCCCCCGCCGTGCGCGAGAAGCTGGTGCCCCGGCTGCGGCGCTGGGCCCCGATGTCGGCCGTCGGGCACGCCAGCTCCGAGGAGATCGACGAGATCGGCATCATCTCGGCCCTGCGGCTGGCCGCCGCCCGCGCCTTCGCGACCCTGGAGGTGCGGCCGGACTGCGCCCTGCTGGACGGTTCGCACGACTGGCTGAGCGTGCCCGCCGATCCGATCGAGGAGGCGCCGCAGGGCACTTCGCTGTTCGATTTCGACGAGGCGCCGGTCGCGGTCGGCCATCCGCTGTCGTTCATCGACGGCGTGCCGATCGCGTCGATCGTGCCCGCCCGGGTGGTCACCCAGGTGAAGGCCGATCTGCGCTGTGCCGCCGTGGCCGCCGCCAGTGTGCTGGCGAAGGTGGAGCGGGACGGTCTGATGGTCGATCTCGCCGGCGACCACCCGGGGTACGGGTGGGAGCTGAACAAGGGTTACTCGGCGCCCGACCACCTCGCGGCGCTACGGCGTCTCGGGCCGAGCCGGTTGCACCGGCTCTCCTGGAACATCCCCGGTTCCGACGGGGTTTTCGGCGAGACTCTCGATCTCGACGGGCTGGGTCCGACAATGGTGGACGACGAAAAGCCCGTGACCCCGCCCGCCGTCGCTCCGGAGCCCGCGGCGCCGGCTCCGCCGGAGCACGTGCGGGCCGTGGGGTACGACCACGAGGAACTGACGTTGTTCCCATGAGCGGTTCCTCCTGCCCCCGCCGTGACCTGGCGGACTACGGGCACCGGGTACTGGTCGTCATCGCGCTGGGCGGGGTGGTCGGGGCCGAGGCGAGATACGGCCTGACCCGGCTGATCCCGGCCCAGCCCGGGGGTGTGCCCTGGGCGATCCTCGGGATCAATGTCGCAGGTGGGTTCTTCATGGGGCTGCTGATGGCGTGGCTGGGACGTGCCGCGCACCCACACCCACTGGTCCGGCCCTTCCTCGGGGTGGGGATCCTCGGCGGCTTCACCACCTTCTCCACCTACAGCACGGACACGTACCACCTGATCGACGCCGACCGGCCCTCGGCCGCGGTGGGTTACGTGGCGCTGACCCTGGCCGGGGCCTTGATCGCGGTGGTGCTGGGGCAGTGGCTGGGGTCGGCCCGGCCCGGCTCCTCCATTGCGGGGGACTCGGGTTCTGCGGCTGCCCCCGCGGCTTCTCCCGGGGGCCCGGCTTCTCTGGGGGGCGCTTCTCCTGAGGACGCTGCTTCGGTGGATTCGGCTTCGGTGGATTCGGCTTCGGTGGATTCGGCTTCCGGGGATTCGGCTTCGGGGGGCCGCTCGTGATTCCTCTGATGGTTGCGCTGGGAGCCGCTCTCGGGGCGCCGTGCCGTTACCTCCTGGACCGATGGGTGCAGGCCCGGCACGACACCGGCCTGCCCCTGGGCACGCTCCTGATCAATCTGACCGGCTCGGCGCTGCTCGGCCTGCTGACAGGGCTGGCCGCGGGTGGGGCGATCGGCAGCGAGATGCTGGCGGCGGCCGGAACCGGCTGGTGCGGCGCCTTCACCACCTACAGCACGTTCAGTTTCGAGGCCGTGCAGCTCGTCCGGCGAGGTCGCGCGCCCGGCGCCGTGGTCTACGTGCTGGTGTCCGTCGTGGTGGGACTGGCACTGGCGTGGGCCGGGGTCGAGGTGGGGTCGGCGCTGAGCTGAGTGCGGGTCGGGCTGAGTTCGCGACGTCCTCGCCCTGCCTGTTCGCCGACTGTGTAATCCCGGTCGCGGGCTCGCCCTGGTGCGCATCGTCGCAGGCTGGAGGCGGGTGAATCCGGAACGTCGGGGTGTTCGCGATGAAGAGGCGCGCGGCAGTCGTCCCCGGGCGCCCCGTTCTGCGCCATCATGGGACGGAAGCGGGGCCGGGAGCGGGCTGCACGGGCAGGTGGTAATCATGTCCTGGCAGCGCGTGACGGTCCCGACCAGCGGCACACAGGAGCAAGCGGCAGGTATGAACGAGCGACGGCAGGCCCCCGGATCGTGGGCGGCCCTCATCCCGCCGGCCGGTACCCGTAGGGGGGCGAGATGAGCGCCGAAGACCTGGAGAACTACGAGACCGAGATGGAGCTCCAGCTCTATCGCGAGTACCGCGACGTGGTCGGTCTCTTCAGCTATGTGGTCGAGACCGAGCGCCGCTTCTATCTGGCGAACCAGGTGGACCTCCAGGTGAGGTCCGCCGACGGTGAGGTCTACTTCGAGGTGTCGATGAGTGACGCCTGGGTGTGGGACGTCTACCGCCCCGCGCGGTTCGTCAAGGCGGTCAAGGTGGTCACGTTCAAAGACGTGAACGTCGAGGAGCTCACCCCGAACGATCTACAGCTCCCCAAGAATGGGGGTTTCGGCGCAGCCTCCTGAGGGCGTGCCGATCACCCGGTCACGACAGTGGCGAAGCCCGCCACCGTCCGCACGTCTCACGGGCGGACGGTCGCGGGCTTCGTTTCTGGGTGGGCTACTCGTCGCCGGTGATCCGGATGCTCCGCAGCCGGTACCCGGTGTAGGCCAGACCGGCCACCGTGACCACGGCCAGCAG contains the following coding sequences:
- a CDS encoding DUF2469 domain-containing protein, which gives rise to MSAEDLENYETEMELQLYREYRDVVGLFSYVVETERRFYLANQVDLQVRSADGEVYFEVSMSDAWVWDVYRPARFVKAVKVVTFKDVNVEELTPNDLQLPKNGGFGAAS
- the crcB gene encoding fluoride efflux transporter CrcB is translated as MSGSSCPRRDLADYGHRVLVVIALGGVVGAEARYGLTRLIPAQPGGVPWAILGINVAGGFFMGLLMAWLGRAAHPHPLVRPFLGVGILGGFTTFSTYSTDTYHLIDADRPSAAVGYVALTLAGALIAVVLGQWLGSARPGSSIAGDSGSAAAPAASPGGPASLGGASPEDAASVDSASVDSASVDSASGDSASGGRS
- the crcB gene encoding fluoride efflux transporter CrcB is translated as MVALGAALGAPCRYLLDRWVQARHDTGLPLGTLLINLTGSALLGLLTGLAAGGAIGSEMLAAAGTGWCGAFTTYSTFSFEAVQLVRRGRAPGAVVYVLVSVVVGLALAWAGVEVGSALS